A window of Lusitaniella coriacea LEGE 07157 contains these coding sequences:
- a CDS encoding HlyD family secretion protein, with protein sequence MTNPQLNPSSSPNTILKVVPPQQQKKESPKQPEKLAPPKEENPPQKKSFNGLKTMGAIAVAVGIIGFIPIPNYVTGETKITSRTKARQLIAMPASGRVKIYVQTNEKIQPGQKIAEIQSDDLDNQLTEAERELERAKMGVNAAQQQFIVAQTRLNAAQNNEAIARNRTHRQLTEINNRSSHPQIRRIEREKEMIPQEIAAIEADIAGVEAEIIGLREQLNSATEKVSSYESLELNGAVPRFDLLDARSQKAALTAQIQQRESFIAAKHHQIQQKNSLMAAKSEQGNEASKKMGDTLYNYEDDFAQIRAQTQTAAQELEASAAEVQAQQQLVAKWEASFKQLRQQREKLKLVAEVAGTVTSRDLDLKQNKRLEVGEEILRVVDLKQLTAEVKIRQEDKDLVESGAAVKFYRQGGTSRYAAIVQDEGISPVVQTEEKQQKPMLNVRILIDNEDRLLLPGIGGYAHIQTPKLRVYQKVGHEFNKLFNLGKYFPWLSGN encoded by the coding sequence ATGACTAATCCTCAACTCAACCCGTCCTCAAGCCCCAATACAATCCTCAAAGTCGTTCCACCGCAACAACAAAAAAAAGAATCCCCCAAGCAACCTGAAAAGCTTGCTCCTCCAAAGGAAGAAAACCCACCACAAAAAAAATCTTTCAATGGATTGAAAACAATGGGTGCCATTGCTGTTGCAGTTGGAATTATTGGATTTATTCCCATTCCCAATTACGTGACTGGAGAAACCAAAATCACCTCCAGAACCAAGGCAAGACAACTCATTGCAATGCCCGCTTCCGGCAGAGTTAAAATTTACGTTCAAACCAATGAAAAAATTCAACCCGGTCAAAAAATTGCAGAAATTCAAAGCGACGATCTCGATAACCAACTGACTGAAGCCGAACGGGAATTAGAACGGGCAAAAATGGGAGTTAATGCAGCCCAACAGCAGTTTATTGTCGCACAAACTAGACTCAATGCAGCTCAAAACAATGAAGCGATCGCGCGCAACCGAACCCATCGACAACTAACAGAAATTAATAACCGTTCTTCCCATCCCCAAATTCGACGCATCGAACGGGAAAAGGAGATGATTCCTCAAGAAATTGCCGCCATTGAAGCGGATATTGCGGGAGTTGAAGCGGAAATTATTGGATTGCGGGAACAATTAAATTCTGCAACGGAAAAAGTGAGTTCTTATGAATCCTTAGAGTTGAACGGTGCAGTTCCTCGTTTCGATTTATTGGATGCGCGATCTCAAAAAGCTGCCTTAACTGCCCAAATTCAGCAGAGAGAGAGCTTTATCGCCGCAAAACACCATCAAATCCAGCAAAAAAATAGCCTCATGGCTGCTAAATCCGAACAAGGGAACGAAGCGAGCAAAAAGATGGGCGATACCCTCTATAACTATGAGGACGATTTCGCGCAAATTCGGGCGCAAACGCAAACCGCAGCACAAGAACTCGAAGCTTCCGCAGCAGAGGTGCAAGCACAACAGCAATTAGTGGCAAAGTGGGAAGCGAGTTTTAAACAACTGCGCCAGCAACGGGAAAAACTCAAATTAGTTGCGGAAGTGGCGGGAACGGTGACAAGTCGCGATTTGGATTTAAAACAAAATAAACGTTTGGAAGTGGGAGAGGAAATTTTGAGGGTTGTGGACTTGAAACAATTAACCGCAGAGGTGAAAATTCGCCAGGAAGATAAGGATTTAGTAGAGTCCGGCGCGGCAGTCAAATTCTACCGTCAAGGGGGAACCAGCCGCTACGCCGCGATTGTTCAGGATGAGGGAATTTCCCCGGTGGTGCAGACGGAGGAAAAGCAACAAAAACCGATGCTGAACGTGCGGATTTTAATTGATAATGAGGATCGCTTGCTGCTGCCTGGGATAGGAGGATACGCACACATTCAAACGCCGAAGTTACGGGTGTATCAGAAGGTGGGACACGAGTTTAATAAGTTGTTTAATTTGGGTAAATATTTCCCTTGGTTGTCAGGAAATTAA
- a CDS encoding PIN domain-containing protein — protein sequence MNIYVETNFVLELTFEQEQCASCEQILQLCETEQAKLIIPAYSLAEPHEKLTRQARSRRELQQSLDAELRQLLRTASYANRIESIQDIASLMVQSNEEERNRFIQYRKRLLKIGEIAALTSEILIEAAACETTYALTPQDALVYASVIDHLRRYQPQKACFLNRNSKDFDNPDIVDELNRYNCRMIPRFDRGYSFLQSQLSSKNKE from the coding sequence GTGAACATTTATGTTGAAACAAATTTTGTTTTGGAGCTAACTTTCGAACAAGAACAGTGTGCAAGTTGCGAACAGATTTTGCAACTCTGTGAAACAGAACAGGCAAAACTTATTATTCCAGCTTATAGTCTTGCTGAACCTCATGAGAAATTGACTCGTCAAGCCAGAAGTCGCCGAGAACTACAACAGTCATTAGATGCTGAACTGAGACAACTTTTACGTACAGCGTCCTATGCAAATCGGATCGAAAGTATCCAGGATATTGCTAGCTTGATGGTGCAAAGTAATGAGGAGGAACGCAATCGCTTTATCCAATATCGAAAGCGACTCCTGAAGATTGGAGAAATTGCTGCACTTACCTCTGAAATTCTGATTGAAGCGGCGGCGTGCGAAACAACTTATGCTTTAACGCCACAAGATGCTCTGGTTTATGCGTCGGTTATCGATCATCTACGGCGTTATCAACCCCAGAAGGCGTGTTTTTTGAATCGAAATTCTAAGGATTTTGATAATCCCGATATTGTTGACGAACTCAACCGATACAATTGTAGGATGATCCCAAGATTCGATCGCGGTTATAGTTTTCTTCAGTCGCAATTATCGTCAAAGAATAAAGAATAG
- a CDS encoding WD40 repeat domain-containing protein — MQTERNGWLSGKLGLKFFQLAIASMALTLSHGIKSAIAQPLEFEKEPAPTTLLQEHDWNRGGTWQTLKRVRTLEGHNTAVDSVLFSPDGKYLLSGGSRNDSFLRVWSVESGDRVEAFRAQRNAAVAIAMSPDGKMVVTGGADSGINLWKWEDLDDNHLFLDSFNNILSLAITPDSQVLVSGGLDGIRTWDLRTRRPLYTMVWLDNQTYELAVHPNGYLLFSGGKNGEIKVWNLQTGELLYQFLAHSDKISALALTPDGRKLITGSEDRAIRVWDLEQSQLLYTFTGHTGRIRAIAVHPNGSILASGSSDGIRLWNLDRGQLINHFFAHSDWVQSLAFSPNGLYLASGGFDKKVALWQPLFPIELLEGLGTANIEE; from the coding sequence ATGCAAACAGAGCGCAACGGCTGGCTGAGTGGAAAATTGGGGTTAAAATTCTTCCAACTCGCGATCGCGTCAATGGCGTTAACCCTAAGTCATGGAATAAAAAGCGCGATTGCGCAACCTTTAGAATTCGAGAAGGAACCCGCGCCAACCACCCTCTTGCAGGAACACGACTGGAACCGAGGAGGAACTTGGCAAACCCTGAAGCGCGTTCGCACCCTTGAAGGTCACAACACCGCCGTTGATTCCGTCCTCTTCAGTCCCGATGGCAAATATCTATTGAGTGGCGGGAGTCGCAACGATTCCTTCCTTCGTGTTTGGTCAGTAGAATCGGGAGATCGAGTAGAAGCCTTCCGCGCCCAGCGCAACGCTGCGGTTGCAATAGCAATGAGTCCTGATGGCAAGATGGTTGTCACTGGCGGCGCAGATTCGGGGATAAACCTGTGGAAATGGGAGGATTTGGACGATAATCATTTATTTCTCGACTCCTTCAACAATATCCTTTCCCTCGCGATTACGCCGGATAGTCAAGTGCTAGTCAGTGGCGGACTCGACGGCATTCGCACTTGGGATTTGAGGACGCGGCGACCCCTTTACACGATGGTTTGGCTGGATAATCAGACCTACGAACTCGCCGTTCATCCCAATGGATATCTGCTCTTCAGTGGCGGTAAAAACGGCGAAATCAAGGTTTGGAATCTGCAAACAGGGGAATTACTCTATCAATTTTTAGCCCATAGCGATAAGATTAGCGCCCTCGCCCTCACGCCAGACGGGAGAAAGTTAATTACCGGAAGCGAAGATCGTGCAATTCGCGTGTGGGATTTGGAGCAAAGCCAGCTATTGTACACGTTTACGGGGCATACCGGACGGATTCGCGCGATCGCGGTACACCCCAACGGAAGCATTCTCGCCAGTGGTAGCAGCGACGGCATCCGCCTTTGGAATTTAGACCGAGGTCAACTCATCAACCACTTTTTTGCCCATAGCGATTGGGTACAATCCCTGGCATTCAGTCCCAATGGTTTGTACTTAGCAAGCGGCGGATTCGATAAGAAAGTTGCCCTATGGCAACCCCTCTTTCCCATTGAGTTGTTGGAAGGGTTAGGAACGGCGAATATTGAAGAGTAG
- the hemB gene encoding porphobilinogen synthase, giving the protein MFPVNRPRRLRQNDPIRRMVRENVLTANDLIYPLFAVPGSSIAQEVKSMPGVYQLSIDKIVEEAKEVRDLGIPAIILFGIPADKDTDATGAWHDCGIVQKAATAVKEAVPDLVIVADTCLCEYTDHGHCGYLETGDLTGRVLNDPTLELLKKTAVSQAKAGADIIAPSGMMDGFVQAIREGLDEAGFTDTPILSYAAKYSSAYYGPFRDAADSAPQFGDRRTYQMDPANGMEALKEVALDIAEGADMLMVKPALAYMDIIWRVKEMTQLPVAAYNVSGEYSMVKAAALNGWVDEQRVVLETLTGFKRAGADLILTYHAKDAVRWMQS; this is encoded by the coding sequence ATGTTTCCAGTTAACCGCCCGCGTCGCCTGCGCCAGAACGATCCAATTCGTCGGATGGTGCGCGAAAACGTCCTCACTGCCAACGATCTCATCTACCCCCTCTTTGCCGTACCGGGGTCTAGCATTGCTCAAGAAGTCAAATCGATGCCGGGGGTCTATCAACTCTCCATCGATAAAATTGTAGAAGAAGCGAAGGAAGTCCGCGATCTCGGCATTCCCGCTATTATTCTTTTCGGCATCCCCGCCGATAAAGACACCGATGCAACGGGTGCTTGGCACGATTGCGGAATTGTACAAAAAGCCGCTACAGCAGTTAAAGAAGCGGTTCCCGATTTGGTCATCGTCGCCGATACCTGCTTATGCGAATATACCGATCACGGACACTGCGGCTATTTGGAAACGGGTGACTTAACTGGGCGCGTTTTGAACGATCCTACTCTAGAATTACTGAAGAAAACCGCCGTTTCCCAAGCGAAAGCAGGAGCGGATATTATCGCTCCATCGGGAATGATGGATGGATTCGTACAGGCGATTCGGGAAGGATTGGATGAAGCTGGGTTTACGGATACTCCTATTCTCTCCTACGCTGCGAAGTACTCTTCTGCTTACTATGGCCCGTTCCGGGATGCGGCGGACTCTGCACCACAATTTGGAGATCGCAGAACCTATCAAATGGATCCCGCTAATGGCATGGAAGCTCTTAAGGAAGTTGCTCTCGATATTGCAGAAGGGGCAGATATGCTGATGGTTAAACCGGCTTTGGCGTATATGGATATCATTTGGCGCGTTAAGGAAATGACCCAACTTCCTGTGGCTGCGTACAATGTTTCTGGAGAATATTCAATGGTTAAGGCGGCTGCGCTGAATGGTTGGGTTGACGAACAGCGTGTGGTTCTAGAAACGCTTACGGGATTTAAACGCGCTGGCGCAGATTTAATTCTGACTTACCATGCGAAAGATGCGGTTCGTTGGATGCAATCTTAA
- a CDS encoding S9 family peptidase: MSEQQIKPFGSWKSPITSDLITSSTIGLGSVALDGEDIYWLEGRPTEGGRNVLVRRSRDGKISDITPQPFNVRTRVHEYGGGSFLIADGTIYFSNFADQRLYKQTQNADPQPLTPESKKRYADAILDKSRDRLICVCEDHEASETEPLNSLVGIDLNSGEVEILASGSDFYSSPRLSPDGTKLAWIDWNHPNMPWDGTQLWVATINPDGSLGEAQEIAGGTEESVCAPLWSPEGVLYFASDRANWWNLYRWNPQGNEIEPLYEMEAEFGYSHWVFGVQPYRFKSERELICTYSQNGSGNLAMLDTQAKTLTTLETPYTSISSLKIKGNSLVFIAGSPTEPTQLVEMDLGSGEIEIIKQSSTLEIDRGYLSVPRAIAFPTENNQTAYAWYYPPQNKDYTTPDGELPPLLVKSHGGPTAAASATFNLRIQYWTSRGFAFLDVNYGGSTGYGREYRQRLNGQWGIVDVNDCANAAKYLAEQGRVDGERLAIAGGSAGGFTTLAALAFRDLFKAGASYYGVSDLEALATDTHKFESRYLDGLIGKYPEEKEIYDARSPIYATERLSCPIIFFQGLEDKVVPPNQAEKMVEALKSKGLPVAYVPFPEEQHGFRRAENIKRALDGEFYFYSRVFGFKCADAIAPVEIFNLE, translated from the coding sequence ATGAGCGAACAGCAAATCAAGCCATTTGGGTCTTGGAAATCGCCAATTACGTCGGATCTGATTACTTCTAGCACGATTGGACTGGGTAGCGTTGCCTTGGATGGAGAAGATATTTATTGGTTAGAAGGTCGACCCACGGAAGGGGGACGAAACGTTTTGGTGCGGCGATCGCGCGACGGTAAAATTTCCGATATCACCCCACAACCCTTTAACGTTCGCACGCGGGTTCACGAGTACGGTGGGGGTTCGTTTTTAATTGCCGATGGAACGATCTATTTTTCCAATTTTGCAGACCAAAGACTCTACAAACAAACCCAAAACGCTGACCCTCAACCCCTCACGCCGGAGTCGAAAAAGCGCTACGCCGATGCCATTTTAGACAAATCGCGCGATCGTCTCATTTGCGTCTGCGAAGACCACGAAGCCTCAGAAACAGAACCTTTGAATAGTTTGGTCGGAATCGATCTCAACTCTGGAGAGGTGGAAATTTTAGCCTCTGGAAGCGACTTCTATTCCTCGCCTCGCCTCAGTCCCGATGGGACAAAACTTGCATGGATCGATTGGAATCATCCCAATATGCCTTGGGATGGAACGCAACTATGGGTTGCAACCATTAATCCCGATGGTTCTTTGGGAGAAGCACAGGAGATTGCAGGAGGAACTGAAGAGTCTGTGTGCGCGCCGTTATGGTCGCCGGAGGGGGTATTATATTTTGCGAGCGATCGCGCGAATTGGTGGAATCTTTATCGCTGGAATCCTCAAGGAAACGAGATCGAACCCCTGTACGAAATGGAAGCGGAATTCGGCTATTCCCATTGGGTATTTGGCGTTCAACCCTATCGCTTCAAATCCGAGAGGGAATTGATTTGCACCTATTCCCAAAACGGTAGCGGAAACCTCGCAATGCTGGATACGCAGGCAAAAACCCTAACAACCCTTGAGACACCCTACACGAGCATTTCTTCCCTGAAGATTAAAGGCAATTCCCTAGTTTTTATTGCGGGTTCCCCCACGGAACCGACACAACTGGTGGAAATGGATTTGGGAAGCGGGGAGATTGAAATTATCAAACAATCCAGTACATTAGAGATTGATCGCGGTTATTTATCCGTTCCTCGCGCGATCGCGTTTCCCACAGAAAACAACCAAACCGCCTACGCTTGGTACTATCCGCCCCAAAATAAAGATTACACCACTCCCGATGGAGAATTACCCCCTCTCCTAGTGAAAAGTCACGGGGGACCCACCGCCGCCGCATCTGCAACCTTCAACCTGCGCATTCAATATTGGACGAGTCGCGGGTTTGCCTTCCTCGACGTGAACTACGGGGGAAGTACCGGATACGGACGGGAATATCGCCAGCGATTGAACGGACAGTGGGGAATTGTCGATGTCAACGACTGTGCCAACGCCGCCAAATATTTAGCGGAACAAGGACGAGTGGATGGGGAACGCCTCGCGATCGCGGGGGGAAGTGCTGGAGGTTTTACAACCCTTGCTGCGCTTGCATTCCGGGATTTATTCAAAGCCGGCGCGAGTTACTACGGCGTGAGCGATCTCGAAGCATTGGCAACCGATACCCACAAATTCGAGTCCCGCTACCTCGACGGGTTGATTGGCAAGTATCCTGAAGAAAAAGAAATTTACGACGCGCGATCGCCCATTTACGCCACCGAACGCCTTTCCTGTCCCATTATCTTCTTCCAAGGACTCGAAGATAAAGTCGTTCCCCCCAACCAAGCAGAAAAGATGGTCGAAGCCCTCAAATCCAAAGGATTGCCCGTTGCCTACGTCCCCTTTCCCGAAGAACAACACGGGTTCCGTCGCGCAGAAAATATCAAACGAGCATTAGATGGGGAATTCTACTTCTATTCTCGCGTTTTTGGGTTTAAATGTGCGGACGCGATCGCGCCAGTGGAAATTTTCAATCTGGAATAA
- a CDS encoding zinc metalloprotease gives MQQSDCFDLKYPDSWICPSLGTYWQLGKLKSSNQFVLRSPYSKQHVLFTPVEGYALQHFTGQYAIAQIQTQIAQKFPETPPNFVQTLISRLLEEGILTVGEVEEKPKASLLKSSVEWHYNADGYWILRNQEDRTFIQVGREDKAIIDQLGTKPRAEILAEFGIPPAKLQTLLQMLAATGMLEGSQPPKRQRGKFNPMQLLFFKFPLFNPDPWLNRNIAYLRWLWTKSFAIVLGVFLLLSGAIALDRRDAILRMGQRLMEGQGASLFIPFAFLSVFVVTLHELGHAFTLKYYNRQVPEVGLLFMCLFPAAYTDTTDQYCLSQGKRILVVAAGVLVQITIAAIALFFWNLSVAGSGLHTASYLLMVAALFTVAVNLNPLAKFDGYYLSVAVTGINNLRNRAFGFYGNLFTGKPIRERAKDRLVLAIYAPFSLFYIWCVFGFLFYRLTDWMLVNIPTISVMLLIAWAIYYFFPTAAKT, from the coding sequence ATGCAACAATCGGACTGCTTTGACCTAAAATACCCCGATAGCTGGATTTGTCCCTCCCTGGGAACCTACTGGCAACTGGGTAAATTGAAAAGTTCCAACCAGTTTGTTCTAAGATCCCCCTACAGCAAGCAACACGTCCTTTTTACTCCCGTGGAAGGGTACGCCTTGCAGCACTTTACCGGACAGTACGCGATCGCGCAAATTCAAACCCAAATCGCACAAAAATTCCCAGAAACTCCCCCCAATTTCGTTCAAACGCTCATCTCTCGACTCCTAGAGGAAGGGATTTTAACGGTAGGAGAGGTAGAGGAAAAACCGAAAGCGTCCCTCCTCAAATCTTCCGTAGAATGGCACTATAACGCCGACGGGTACTGGATATTACGCAATCAAGAAGATCGAACCTTTATCCAAGTCGGTCGCGAGGATAAGGCAATTATCGACCAGTTGGGGACAAAACCGCGCGCTGAAATTCTCGCAGAATTCGGCATTCCCCCCGCAAAACTCCAAACTCTTCTGCAAATGCTCGCCGCTACGGGAATGTTAGAAGGTTCGCAACCGCCAAAACGCCAGCGTGGGAAGTTTAACCCGATGCAATTATTATTCTTCAAATTCCCCCTATTTAATCCCGATCCTTGGTTGAATCGCAACATTGCATATCTGCGTTGGCTGTGGACGAAATCCTTTGCGATTGTTTTGGGAGTCTTCCTTCTTCTTTCGGGCGCGATCGCGCTGGATCGCCGGGATGCTATCTTAAGAATGGGTCAACGGCTCATGGAAGGTCAAGGGGCATCACTTTTCATTCCCTTCGCTTTCCTCTCAGTCTTTGTCGTCACCCTCCACGAACTCGGTCACGCCTTTACGCTGAAATATTACAATCGACAAGTCCCGGAAGTGGGACTGTTGTTTATGTGTCTGTTTCCCGCCGCTTATACGGACACGACAGATCAATATTGTCTCTCTCAAGGGAAGCGAATCCTCGTCGTAGCGGCGGGAGTATTAGTTCAGATTACCATTGCCGCGATCGCGCTCTTCTTTTGGAATCTTTCGGTTGCGGGAAGTGGGTTACACACTGCAAGTTATCTTTTAATGGTTGCGGCACTCTTTACCGTTGCGGTTAATCTCAATCCCCTCGCCAAGTTTGACGGCTATTATCTCTCTGTCGCTGTGACTGGAATTAACAATTTACGCAATCGTGCCTTTGGTTTTTACGGCAATCTTTTCACCGGGAAACCGATTCGAGAACGAGCAAAGGATCGCTTGGTTTTAGCCATTTATGCCCCTTTTAGTTTGTTTTATATTTGGTGTGTCTTCGGATTCCTTTTTTACCGACTTACAGACTGGATGCTGGTGAATATTCCCACGATTTCTGTAATGTTACTCATCGCTTGGGCGATTTATTATTTCTTTCCAACTGCTGCTAAAACTTGA
- a CDS encoding DUF488 domain-containing protein gives MKKTSKDKKFILTFGYGNRSSYDDLLGYANEFHVDLLIDVREKPRAWSRKWYGDQIQKFCDKQGIEYLSETTLGNTSGTSHWVSPKPDKAKQVLQDIARKAESKTVLLLCAEMDHHKCHRVDVAKKLKELIHQPIKHLR, from the coding sequence ATGAAAAAGACATCTAAAGACAAAAAATTTATTCTGACTTTCGGCTATGGAAATCGTTCTAGTTATGATGATTTGTTGGGCTATGCAAATGAGTTTCATGTTGATTTGTTAATTGATGTTAGAGAAAAGCCTCGTGCTTGGAGTCGTAAATGGTATGGAGACCAAATACAAAAGTTTTGTGATAAGCAGGGAATTGAGTATTTATCAGAAACCACGTTAGGTAATACTTCAGGTACGAGTCATTGGGTTTCTCCTAAACCTGATAAAGCAAAACAAGTTTTACAAGATATTGCAAGAAAAGCTGAATCAAAAACAGTATTACTTCTATGTGCTGAAATGGATCATCATAAATGTCATCGTGTTGATGTAGCAAAAAAGTTAAAAGAGCTTATTCATCAGCCTATTAAACATTTAAGGTGA
- a CDS encoding DUF2079 domain-containing protein: MKAKRFPLNLVPLITGIGAIIFFACSSLRHALFQSTAYDLGWYDQVVYLISSGQPPIISFWGNHIMGDHAAVILYPLALLYKIYPNVHWLFFVQSIALASGCWLTAQLARQAGLKPPQAEAMAVVYLLYPVVFNLNLFDFHPEVLLVPGLFGAVLAARAGKIGWFCATVGLTLLSKAVLSLTVAAMGFWLLIFEKRRWYGCIALTAGIAWFLIATQVVIPHFSGGEAAGVGRYSFLGDSVFEIILNLFLKPGIVLGKIFTLPNLEYLVLLFIPIIWGISARHLAPLVAILPTLAMNLITDLPAQKDLVHQYSLTALPFFILAIISALAARETWFQRKRWIILWALISFLALAKFGYFWSKYAQELDTLAATREAVARVETKGGVLTAAQIAPHLTHRPLIKLALDELKDIELSAFDYVLLNLRHPGWQSSPETMQYLTKRVQQIPAFEEVYRQDDVVLWERKGS; encoded by the coding sequence ATGAAAGCCAAACGTTTCCCACTTAATCTCGTTCCCTTAATAACGGGAATCGGTGCGATTATTTTCTTCGCGTGCAGCAGCTTGCGCCATGCGCTGTTCCAATCCACCGCCTACGACTTGGGTTGGTACGATCAAGTCGTGTACCTCATCAGTAGCGGACAGCCGCCCATCATCTCCTTTTGGGGAAACCACATTATGGGAGATCATGCCGCCGTCATTTTGTATCCCCTCGCACTCCTCTACAAAATTTACCCCAACGTTCATTGGCTGTTTTTCGTCCAATCCATTGCCCTCGCATCGGGATGTTGGTTAACCGCACAACTTGCCCGACAAGCGGGTTTGAAGCCGCCACAAGCAGAAGCAATGGCAGTAGTTTACCTCCTGTATCCCGTCGTTTTCAATCTCAACCTCTTCGACTTCCACCCGGAAGTTTTACTCGTTCCGGGATTATTTGGGGCAGTTTTGGCGGCGCGCGCGGGGAAAATTGGTTGGTTTTGCGCAACGGTGGGACTCACTCTGCTCTCCAAAGCCGTCTTATCCCTCACTGTAGCGGCGATGGGGTTTTGGCTGCTGATTTTTGAAAAACGGCGCTGGTACGGCTGTATCGCTCTCACAGCAGGGATTGCTTGGTTTCTCATCGCCACCCAAGTTGTGATTCCCCATTTCAGTGGCGGCGAAGCCGCAGGGGTAGGGCGTTATAGTTTCCTGGGAGATTCTGTTTTTGAAATTATCCTCAATCTTTTCCTCAAACCCGGCATTGTTCTGGGCAAAATTTTCACCCTCCCCAATTTGGAATATCTCGTTCTTCTCTTTATTCCAATCATTTGGGGCATTTCTGCGCGACATCTCGCCCCCCTCGTTGCGATTTTGCCCACCTTGGCAATGAATTTAATTACGGATCTTCCGGCACAAAAAGATTTAGTTCACCAATATTCCCTCACCGCACTCCCTTTTTTCATCCTGGCAATCATTTCCGCCCTTGCGGCGAGAGAGACATGGTTTCAGCGCAAGCGATGGATTATTCTGTGGGCGTTGATTAGCTTTCTAGCCTTGGCGAAGTTTGGCTATTTTTGGTCGAAATACGCGCAAGAATTGGATACCCTAGCCGCCACGCGAGAAGCCGTTGCACGAGTGGAAACTAAGGGCGGCGTACTCACTGCGGCCCAAATTGCCCCCCATTTAACCCATCGTCCTTTAATTAAATTAGCTCTGGATGAGTTGAAGGATATCGAGTTGAGTGCGTTTGATTATGTGTTGCTCAATTTGCGCCATCCCGGTTGGCAAAGTTCGCCGGAAACAATGCAGTATTTAACGAAAAGAGTGCAACAAATTCCGGCGTTTGAAGAGGTGTATCGGCAGGATGATGTAGTTTTGTGGGAAAGGAAGGGGAGTTAA
- a CDS encoding heavy metal-responsive transcriptional regulator, which yields MNQLPWGEILKIGRVAKNSGLPIKTIRYYEELGLLAPSVRRSESGYRLFTPQVFARLAFIKRAQSLGLSLREIGDILAVHDRGELPCGTLKALLLQKLEALTEQIESLEILKLELQGILSCWQEQPPQEQIAQTICPNIQTSNDSDVAGTSERV from the coding sequence ATGAATCAGCTTCCTTGGGGTGAAATCTTAAAAATTGGTCGAGTGGCAAAAAATAGCGGATTGCCCATCAAAACGATTCGCTACTACGAAGAATTGGGATTGCTTGCCCCCTCCGTTCGGCGTTCGGAATCGGGCTATCGCCTTTTTACGCCTCAAGTATTCGCACGGTTGGCATTTATCAAACGCGCGCAATCGTTAGGGTTGAGTTTGAGAGAAATCGGAGATATTCTGGCGGTTCACGATCGCGGGGAACTGCCCTGTGGTACGCTCAAAGCCTTGCTGCTACAGAAATTGGAAGCCCTCACCGAACAGATTGAATCTTTAGAAATTCTCAAGTTAGAACTGCAAGGCATTCTTTCTTGTTGGCAAGAACAACCGCCCCAGGAACAGATCGCCCAAACCATCTGTCCTAATATCCAAACAAGCAACGATTCGGATGTTGCAGGAACGAGTGAAAGGGTATAG